One window of Triplophysa rosa linkage group LG8, Trosa_1v2, whole genome shotgun sequence genomic DNA carries:
- the si:dkey-199f5.8 gene encoding beta-1,4-galactosyltransferase 3, with protein MFSLQSKWRYLIMLLGVQLVVMAILSRESYQKRVSYFFRIFRKPDSAAGNADGRNHTDVYANLSFLGPTLNKDDMPYCPKKSRLIGGPIHVTFPSKLTLAEVERKNPLVIRGGRYRPPNCEARHRTAIIIPHRNREHHLKFLLYYLHPFLQRQQLDYGIYVIHQAWNYTFNRAKLMNVGFREAMRDVDWDCLFFHDVDLIPEDDRNTYVCDNHPKHAAIAMDKFGYKLPYKMYFGGVSALTPDQYLKMNGFPNNYWGWGGEDDDIGIRVSLGGMLISRPSLKVGRYKMIKHKHDKGNEVNPKRFNMLAKTRHTWRDDGMNTVEYEIMSRDYQLLYTNITVNIGTEAGLHPPKKTTT; from the exons ATGTTCTCGCTGCAGTCCAAATGGCGTTATCTGATCATGCTTTTGGGCGTCCAGTTGGTCGTCATGGCAATTCTCTCAAGAGAGAGCTACCAGAAACGGGTGTCGTATTTTTTCCGAATTTTCCGTAAGCCCGATTCTGCAGCGGGAAATGCTGATGGGCGGAACCACACGGATGTCTATGCTAACCTCTCTTTTTTGGGACCCACTCTGAATAAAGACGACATGCCCTACTGCCCTAAAAAGTCTCGTTTGATTG GTGGACCAATCCATGTCACTTTCCCTTCCAAACTGACGCTCGCTGAGGTGGAGAGGAAGAATCCACTCGTTATCCGTGGGGGCCGCTACAGGCCTCCGAACTGTGAGGCCCGCCACCGTACTGCCATTATCATTCCCCACAGGAACAGAGAACATCACCTCAAGTTCCTGCTCTACTACCTGCATCCCTTCCTTCAGCGTCAACAGCTCGATTACGGCATCTATGTCATTCACCAG GCCTGGAATTACACCTTTAACCGAGCAAAACTGATGAACGTGGGTTTTCGGGAGGCCATGAGAGATGTAGATTGGGATTGCCTCTTCTTCCACGACGTGGACCTCATTCCAGAGGATGACCGCAACACCTACGTCTGCGACAACCACCCTAAACACGCCGCTATTGCCATGGACAAATTTGGCTACAA GTTGCCTTACAAGATGTATTTTGGAGGCGTATCAGCACTGACCCCCGATCAGTACCTCAAGATGAACGGTTTCCCGAACAATTACTGGGGCTGGGGCGGCGAGGACGACGACATTGGAATCCG tGTATCACTTGGAGGAATGCTGATCAGTCGTCCGTCTCTAAAAGTGGGCCGATATAAGATgatcaaacacaaacatgacaaaGGGAATGAAGTGAATCCTAAAAG GTTTAACATGTTGGCAAAGACCCGGCATACGTGGAGAGATGACGGCATGAATACAGTGGAGTATGAGATCATGTCTCGGGACTATCAACTGCTTTACACCAACATCACCGTCAACATCGGCACGGAGGCGGGCCTACATCCACCGAAAAAAACTACTACTTAA